The Vulpes vulpes isolate BD-2025 chromosome 1, VulVul3, whole genome shotgun sequence genome contains the following window.
TGAGAAAGTGGGTTTGGGAAGTAATCCAAGGTTTGTGAATTAGTCTTGGTTTGGAGATTGAGAGATCTGTCCATTATCTAGAGTCTGAGGAGTCCTTGAATTTGAAAATTATCCAGGGTTTGAGTTATCTGGAGTCTAAAGACTTGGAAATTGATTCTGTTTGGAGATAATCTACCCACGTTTGTAGATGATCTAGGATTTTAGATATCCATAGTTTGGCAGTGATCCAGGATGGAGATCATCTGAAATTTGGGCATTATTCTAGACTTTGGGCATACCCAGTATTTGGGGTTTATATGGGATATGGGGATTATTTGAGACTGGGGATTTTCTGGAATTTGGTGGTCATCTAAGGTTGGGGACTGTGAGCCCTACAAGGCTGGGCTGGCCCAGCCCTCTGAACCCAGGCTGTGAGGAGTCAGGACTCGGGACTCTCCAGGCCCTCAGGTGGGGCCTACGGCTGATAGAGGGGCCAGGTGCTCACAAAGCCACTGCAGCTGTCACAGAAGGTGGGCTTGCGGAAGGTGACCTCATGGAAGCTATGCAGGAAGGCCAGGCCCAGCTTGGAGCAGATGGCGCTGGCCCGGAGCAGGTACCCCGTCAGCTCTTCTCGGCTGTAGGAGCCATTCCTGGGGGCAGAGATTGCACCTCAGCATGACTGGCCCCTTTCTCCCAGACTCAGAGGAGTCCTGCTAGCCCCAGTATCCTCATCTTTGGGGGACCCGGCAGTCAGGAGTACTTACCcctggtgggggggtgggtgaagCCCATGGCAGGCAAAGGGGAAGTTGCCTGAGAGTCGCTCAAAGTCCTCCTGAGAGATAGTTCCTCGGCCTTCAGGGTCATAATTCTTGAACACAGACTTCAGAAGAGTATGGGAAGGAGACAGTAAGGCCAAACCATGATCCTCATGATCTCAGATCTCCTCTTCTGGGGCAGGACTGTACAGATACCTTCCTTCCTGGACCCCAGTGGCCAGGCCACAGTCCCCTCCTTACCTCCACCAGCTGCTCCACATGCCGACCCAGGGTGACCCTGTCGGGTTTGGGTGTCACGCCAGGGGCCCACTCCACCACCAGGGGCGCCTTGAAGGGGGAGGGTGgctggggcagggacagaggggtaCAATTAGTCAGGGCATGGGCTCGGGCTGGTAGTCAGAGGTCAGGGGCCAGTTCTCACCAGACTCTTGGGACAGCGGGGTTCTCGGGCGTAAGAAAGTTCATAGATCTCATCCTCCGTGTAGAAGAGATCCAGGgaaagctggggggtgggggagggcgtTACAGATCTTCATCTCCATCCTCCTACCTACAGCCTATGCCCTGCTTGCATCTCCAGTCTCATCCTCTTCCCAGAGCCCCTCTTCTCTGGAGACTCCCAGGGTCTTCTCTCCCACCCAGCCACCATTCAGTCTCCCAACAGCCCCGTCCCCCAATCCAGAAATGCCATCTCCTCACTGAGGCTTTTTTGGGTTCTATTTAAAACTAAACCTGTTACTTTCTATGCCGGTTTCTACTTTAGTTTTCACTATTAGCACTTACCCCTGAAAGACCATATGATTTactcatttactttattttattggcTGTCTCCCCTACTGGGAAATCAGCCCCACAAGAACAGCAGTTTTTTTCCTGACGTGCTCACTGCTGTGAGCCTAAGTGCCTAAAGTAGTGTCTGGCTCATAgcaggtgcttgataaatatttgggcTTGATGGCCTTCTCGAATCAGCAAAGCATAGAACCTTGGGCACCAGTCATCTTAGGGCAAGGCCAGCTTTACAGTCAGGCCCCATACTTTGAAGGGCCTCACTTCATTTAATGCcctgctgtcaccatcttgaaagtcttaagaattttaaaaaaggaaccccacattttcattttgcatgggGCACTGTGAATTATGTAGCTGGTCCTGTCTTGGGGTCCAAATATCAGTCTTAGACTACCTGGCCTTCAGAATCCCAGTCTGTCTCAGTTTATAGCTCTTTGGGCAGGGTGGGAagatatacatattattatttatattatataaatagaatatagcCAGAATCCCACATTCTCAGTCTAAGGATGCAGTGTGGTGGTTAACATATGTCTAACAGGTTCTGAGGCCGAcctgcttgggttcaaatctaggatttttgtttttgtttttgttttttaagattttatttattcatgagagacagagagaggcagagacaaaggcagagggagaagcaggttccatgcagggagcccgatgtgggactcgatcctgggactccaggatcacgccctgggctgaaggcagacactcaaccgctgagccacccaggcatccctcaaatctAGGTTTTACTGCAGTGGGGCAGTAGACAAATGATGGCActttgtgggcctcagtttcccaatctgTAGGATGGGCACGACAAGGGTAGAGACCGTCATGCACCCAGGACCCTAAATCTCTACACCCTCCAGGTTCAGCCTTCCAAGCATCCAGCCTGGGCAGGGCGGGGCAGCTCACCGTGAGCAGATGCAGCAGGTCCTCGCTAGCACTGCAGGGGGGGTGCTGCCTCTGGAGGGCTGCTAGCTCCTGCAGCCGCAGGTAGAGGTTGTTGAGTTTGGGTAGGTGCAGGCGGCCATCAGGCAACCTATCAGGCTGTGCCTCGTGCAGGGACACCAGATCTTTGAGATGCACACCGAGGACAGGCAGCCGGAAGCCCGTGCAGTCGGCCCAGGTGCGGCGGTAACGGGCATAGTTGTTGTGGGCAGCAAGAAGCTCAGACAGCTCCAGCAGGGCCTGTGGGGGAGAGCATATTATGGGAGGGAGTGTTTCGAGGGGGGCCATTTCTGCTCCCTTAGCCTCCTTTGTGGGTTCCGGACTCCCAGGGGCCCGATGGCATTTTGGACATCTACCTAAGCCCCTCCATGTCCCACAATGGCCTCAGCATCCCCCTAAACTGCTCTTCTTTTTGGGTCCCCATCTCAGAAAAGCTCCATATCCCCCACTCTCCAGGCTAGAGTGATGTTTCCAAAACTGAAATCTGATCATGCATGCTGTCATCATTACCTAACCTTTCCTagctccccactgccctctggATAAAGCCCAGACACCTTAGTTCAGCTTGCAAGTCTCaacaggatcttgccctgggcatCTCCAGCCTATTTCCTGCCAGATCCTGACTTCACACACTGGACTCATGAGTAACTCACTCTCCCCGTACACTTCCCAGGGTATGCCGAGCTGTGCTCCTCCCATGGATGGCCTGAATTTGGTGCCTTAGGGGCATCATTTCAGTCCCTACCTGGACTGCAGGTTCTCGGCTACCATCTCTCATCTGTCTCCTTCCAGTCCTGCTCAGGACTGGAAACACAGAGTAGAGAAGGGTCAGCATGATGCATGCATGGTTGAAGAAGGGCCCAGAAGGATAGTCTGGGGTTCTGTCCCATTTGGAAGAGCAAGGTCTTCAGGTGGCTCCAGGGCCCCTGGGTAGGGATGGGAGGCATTGGGGAAAAGTGTGGGGGTTGAGGATCATTGACCACTGGAACTTTGGGGGAGAATAGTGGGGGCTCACCTTGGTGCTGTCAGGGCTCAGGTGGGCATGGGAGTCCTTGAGTCTGGAGATTGCACTGTGACACAGGCCCCCGGTGACCGCCATCAGTGTGTTGAAATTCTGTAGCTGGTAGAGCCTCTAGGAAGGGAGAGTGGTGGGTATACatggaggatgggcaaaatgggagTTCACATGACTGCAACCCAGTTGAATTGAGGTGTCAGGTATGTGTGGGTATGGGCCAGGGTGGGCATCAGGTGAGAGGGGTCAGGCAGGAGGGTGTGTCAGGAAGGAGTAAGCCACAAGCAGGTATATGGGCattacatgggggggggggggtcaggcaAGTGATTGATGGGAggtcagaaaaaagaaagagggagtcAGAGAAGTGTGAGGAGTTAGTCAGGTTTGGGGACAGGTGTGGAGGATTTAGACAGATGTCAGGTGACAGGCACCTGGGGGTCGGACTGCTCTGGGAGACAGGTGAAGGGAGACAGGTGGCCTGGGCTCTGGGCGGGAGTTAGGCGCCCGGCAGAGGTGGAAGGGGCCAGAGTAAAATGAAAGGGTCAGAAGCCCGGGAGAGACACGTGGAGGGTCAGCTGGGCATCAGGGGCAACTGCCCCATCCTCTCCTTTTCCGAGTCTGCAGGGGAGAGGTCGCTGTGGGGAGGGAGTAAGCCAGAGAAGAGGGGGAGACCCCCAGACCTAGAGACCCGGGCAGACGCTAGAACCCTGGGTCCGTAGGGCCGCACTGGAGAAGCCAGAGGATGGAAGACGCGAGAGGAAGGGCGTGGCCTGCGAGGAAGTACGCAAGGGGGCGTGGCCACGGTGGGGGACggaggcttcctttttctccagaaaGGAGGGAAGGTATCTATttagggaaggggaagaaagggtTGTGACACggtggggctgggccagggagaGACCCGACGTGATGGGTgacggggaggggggcagtcTGTGTCGAAGGGACGGCTGGGGcctagagcctgacatgggggcaCGCAAACTTGGGGGCTTGCCAGAGATGCTTTCACTGCCCTGTGGACAGAATATTTGGGCATAGGGTTTGGGAGACGGACAAAGGGGCAACGTCATCAGCAGTACGTCTGGGACCAACTGGGGGGCCAGGCGGGTCCGACGTGGTGACACCAAGGCCAAGGAAGAAGTGCGGTCCCAGTCCGGGATTAGAACCTGAGgactagggacacctggtggctcagtggttgagcatctggctccggctcagagcatgatcctggagacctaggatcgagtcccacatcgggctccctgcatggagcctgcttctctatctgcttgtgtctgcgcctctctctccctctctctttctctttctgtctgtctctcatgaataaataaataaaatcttaaaaaaaaaaaaaaaagaacctggggACTGGGAccttgggggcgggggtgggggcggagtcGGGGTGCGCGtgacgcggggggcggggccaggcagGTGGACTGCGTCGTCCACAGTTCCCTCGGCCCCTCGGGACCCGCCTCACCTGTGCCACCTGGATGAACTTGTCCAGCACTTGCGCGCGCTGTGCGGGCCCGGGACGGCTCAGCACCATGACCTGCACCCAGCGGGACACGCTGTTGCTGAGCCCTACGGATCCCTCCAGGGCCGGGCAGCCCCGCACGGAGCCCTGCAAAACGTAGCCCCGcaggtcctggggctgggggtgaggtgggCGTCAGGGTGGGCAGTGGCGCGCAGGCCTTGCCCTCACACGCCCATCCCCCTAGCAGTTGCGACCTCTGAGGCCCTAGTCTGGCTGTCACATGTCCTTGACGTCACCGTGGCCCTCTCCCTctgaagagaaatatttaaataaagtcaggcactgttctgagccCTCTGTCCTATTATTacctaatttaatcctcacatcagCTCTGCGAGGTGAATACCGTACTATATGACTTGCATTTTAGAGAGGAGGCCGCGGAGGCGCTGAGAGGataatttgcccagggtcacgcCAGTGTGAACCCCGTCTATTGCTCCTGACTGTCCTGACAGGTACACAGTCAGCAAAAGGAAGGATGGCAAAGAGGACATGAAAGTAATTTCTATTTGTTCTGCTCAAGGGGTCAACATCCCACACCTACATGTACAGCAGCCTGTGTGCGTGTATTTGTGAACAATCAGATTTCCACATTAGGGAACCGGATCACTGCCTTCCCTTGAAGTGGTGACGGCAATAGCTAATACTTATATAGATGTTGAAGCATATGAAATTATCACGTGGGTAGGTAAATATGGCAATTTCAGATCGTTCTGACAGGTAGCATTTACTTTGGACCAGACACTGATCCGATGAGGCAGGAAGTGTTAAATTCCCCTTTGTACAGATAATGGAACCGAGCCACAGTGAACTTAAATGCTTCTCGAATAAATGAgtaattgataaaatattttgagcacttactatgtgccacacactatgcaagcattttttttttttttaagtaggctccccgcccactgtggggcttgagctcatgtcCCTGATGTCAAGatgtgagatcaagagtcagtcagatgctcaactgactgagccacccaggcgcgcccccaaaagcatttttaagtgGACATATTAATTTAATTCTCCTAGCCATCTAATAAAGTACTATGacctccattttataaatgagaaatctgAGTCTCAGGTTGAGAAACTAATTCAAAGTTATACAGATAAGGAAGGGCTGATGGATTTGAACTGAGGGGTTCTATTAGTCAGCTCAACTCATTTTCCTGAACCTTCTAGCATTCATGTTTGAGAGCTTGAGATCCCCGCCCAATGCCCATGTAGGGGTCCTCTGAGTCTTGCCAGGCTCCAGCCCACTCCAAGCCCTCCCCAGCTGGGGGAAGGGAGTCCTCACCGTGATCGCCTGGAAGGACCGGAACTCCAGATAGGTGAGATGCTGGGCCAGCTCCCCCGTCTCCAGGTGGTCGAAAAGCAAGGACACTTTGCGCTTTTTGCCTAGGCCTGGGCTGCTCAGGGGGAGCGGGGGGCCCGGGCCACCTGGGCTCAGGCTGGGAGCAAAGAGGTGCAGAGTATTTTAGGGGTACAGGGTGGAGGATGTGGGATGAGGAGGGAGACAGCAGAATGGGGTGCAGGGGGATTGACTCACAGGTTGGAGGAGTCTCCCAGGCTCCTCTGGGCAGAGTTGCCCTTCTCCTCCACAGTGGCCCAGAAGCGACCTATAACCTCTTCTAACTGAGGCTCTTGGTGTACCGTCTCAGGGTGTCGGGTCAGCCAGTATCTGAGTGTGGTTTTAGAGATGGTGGGCTGAGGCTGGGCGTGCGGAAGCTCTCTAAAACAGGTGTCTTGGGCTGAGGACTCTCTAGGTGTGGACTTGGGGTCTCTGGAAGGTCAGGGTTTGGAGAGGCACTAGCCTGGGGCTGTCTCTAGGGGTAGGACCGGGGGGGACTCTTACCACAGGCTGGGGAATCAATGGGACATAGACATCCTCCTCTTGGAGGTGGAAGTGCTAGGAAGCAGGATAGTGGGGGGGTGTCTCAGGAAGTAAGCTGGGGGCCTCTGAGGGTGAGACTCTTGGGGAATAAGATGAGGGGGCCTTAAAAGTTAGGCTAGGGTATGTGGGGGTTTGGGGAATCGGAGCTGGAGGTCTCTGGGCATCAGCTAAGAGACGGTCTCTAGGATCTGGTCATGGGTCTCTGGTCATGGTAAGGGTTCTAGGGAGCAGAACTGGGAGGGTCCTGGGAGCCAGACCAGAGCTGTCTCAGAAGTGGTATCTAGGGGAGCAGGGCTTGGTGAGTCTGTGGGGAATCAGTCTGGGGAATCTCTGGGAGGTGTTTTTTGTGAGAGGCAACAGGCTGGGGGTCTCGGCCCCACCCTACCTGACCAGGTGACAGATCTGCAGCCGCCTCAGCTCCTGTGTGTCCCCTGTGGCCTCCTGGTACTTGAGTTCTGGTCAAGGCTCTGCTATCCGGCATCCCAGACCTGCCTGTTCACCCTGTTCCCAACTCCCAGACTCTGGCGTCTCTGTCCCCTACCCTCCCCCCACTGCTCGTGGCCCTGGAAGGATATAAGGTCAGCAGACGGGCAGCGAggtgggcagaaggcagcaccCAGCTGTGCATGGCCAGTACCATGTTGAGAATGTGGTCCCCACGGCGCAGGCTGCCAGCTGAGTCTGGAGGCGGGAGAAGGGGACTCTGTGTCAGAATGGCTCCTCGGCAAGGGACCGCACAGTCTCCAGAGCCAGTTGGATTGGCTGGCTCAAGCTCCAGCTCTACCTGCGTGAACTAGGGCAAGCAACTTGGCCTCCTTAGGGTGTCTCGGTTTCCTTGTCTATACTGGGCAGAGACCAGCACAGGACCTGGCAAGTCATGTTGTAGATGGAGATAgcaccccacctcctcccctcatctcaggaaaaagaaatgcatgtTTCACTGCATCCGGAATAGTGATCGAGATTCATTCCACACACCCTTGCTACCATTTTATGcgcctccccccactcccccccccaaaaaaaaacccctgagACCTAGACAGAGGTTGGCTGCTTTACCGCCTTAGGACTGGGCACGCTGGCCAGGGAAGGGGACACTCACCGAAGGACTGGATGCATTTCTCCAGCAGCTCATCTTCGCTGCAGCCGCCCTCGTTCAGCATGCCCAGAGCCATGGAAGCCATGACCTTGCTGATTTCCCGGGGGCTGGGGCACGTCTTGTGGCGCCGGGCCTGTCGGGGCCGGCCCCGCCCTGCTGTCTTTCCTGGGCATTCCTGGTGGGACTTCCTGTGGGCACACCCCCCAGGGAATCATGGGAACCCCTTCCTTGGGGCAGACCCCCAGAATTCTTCTTAACCCCCCAAGCCCCAAGGCATCATGGGAGAAAACCCCTGGAATATTCCAGGTCATGGGAGCTTTCTACAGGTAAACTCAAAGGGTTACTCCTGCCCACTTCAGGGAATCAGGGGAAAAGACTCTCAACACCACCCTGAACCCCCAGGAAATCAGGAAATCACAGAGAAGACCCCCAGAATTACTAAGGGAATCATAAGAACTCCTTCCTCCGGGCATCAACCCCATATTCCCCTTGACTGTATACTCCCCAGGGCACTATGGAGAGACTTCCTGTTGGCAGGACCCTAGGATAACTCTTGGCCTCCCAGGGGATTATGGGAGAagaccacccctccacccctcctacCTCCACCCCCGTCATTCCTGTCCTTCCCAGGGCCTGCCTTCAGAATTCCCTTTTTGCTCTCCAGTGCTGGTCCCCCAGCCCTCATGAAAGCAGCAGACCCCTGAGATCccatctgtccctcctccctgagccagactccctactaaggtgacagccccctcccccaagccAGGACTTTGTCAGGATCCGAGTCTTAGCCACCAGCCTGGGTCCCTCGGT
Protein-coding sequences here:
- the RASGRP4 gene encoding RAS guanyl-releasing protein 4 isoform X2 — its product is MNRKDSKRKSHQECPGKTAGRGRPRQARRHKTCPSPREISKVMASMALGMLNEGGCSEDELLEKCIQSFDSAGSLRRGDHILNMVLAMHSWVLPSAHLAARLLTLYQEATGDTQELRRLQICHLVRYWLTRHPETVHQEPQLEEVIGRFWATVEEKGNSAQRSLGDSSNLLSPGGPGPPLPLSSPGLGKKRKVSLLFDHLETGELAQHLTYLEFRSFQAITPQDLRGYVLQGSVRGCPALEGSVGLSNSVSRWVQVMVLSRPGPAQRAQVLDKFIQVAQRLYQLQNFNTLMAVTGGLCHSAISRLKDSHAHLSPDSTKALLELSELLAAHNNYARYRRTWADCTGFRLPVLGVHLKDLVSLHEAQPDRLPDGRLHLPKLNNLYLRLQELAALQRQHPPCSASEDLLHLLTLSLDLFYTEDEIYELSYAREPRCPKSLSVFKNYDPEGRGTISQEDFERLSGNFPFACHGLHPPPHQGNGSYSREELTGYLLRASAICSKLGLAFLHSFHEVTFRKPTFCDSCSGFLWGVTKQGYRCRDCGLCCHKHCRDRVKVECKKRPGAKGDVSPPGAPVPPTPVAHASCGSEDNLSYTLSLEPETGCHLCHAWTQTEPPNPSWEPETVRRNCPCPLPPPSTRYRGDQAICLGEPKPM
- the RASGRP4 gene encoding RAS guanyl-releasing protein 4 isoform X1; translated protein: MNRKDSKRKSHQECPGKTAGRGRPRQARRHKTCPSPREISKVMASMALGMLNEGGCSEDELLEKCIQSFDSAGSLRRGDHILNMVLAMHSWVLPSAHLAARLLTLYQEATGDTQELRRLQICHLVRYWLTRHPETVHQEPQLEEVIGRFWATVEEKGNSAQRSLGDSSNLLSPGGPGPPLPLSSPGLGKKRKVSLLFDHLETGELAQHLTYLEFRSFQAITPQDLRGYVLQGSVRGCPALEGSVGLSNSVSRWVQVMVLSRPGPAQRAQVLDKFIQVAQRLYQLQNFNTLMAVTGGLCHSAISRLKDSHAHLSPDSTKALLELSELLAAHNNYARYRRTWADCTGFRLPVLGVHLKDLVSLHEAQPDRLPDGRLHLPKLNNLYLRLQELAALQRQHPPCSASEDLLHLLTLSLDLFYTEDEIYELSYAREPRCPKSLPPSPFKAPLVVEWAPGVTPKPDRVTLGRHVEQLVESVFKNYDPEGRGTISQEDFERLSGNFPFACHGLHPPPHQGNGSYSREELTGYLLRASAICSKLGLAFLHSFHEVTFRKPTFCDSCSGFLWGVTKQGYRCRDCGLCCHKHCRDRVKVECKKRPGAKGDVSPPGAPVPPTPVAHASCGSEDNLSYTLSLEPETGCHLCHAWTQTEPPNPSWEPETVPLPKTGSPPAQSSKLNS
- the RASGRP4 gene encoding RAS guanyl-releasing protein 4 isoform X3, translating into MNRKDSKRKSHQECPGKTAGRGRPRQARRHKTCPSPREISKVMASMALGMLNEGGCSEDELLEKCIQSFDSAGSLRRGDHILNMVLAMHSWVLPSAHLAARLLTLYQEATGDTQELRRLQICHLVRYWLTRHPETVHQEPQLEEVIGRFWATVEEKGNSAQRSLGDSSNLLSPGGPGPPLPLSSPGLGKKRKVSLLFDHLETGELAQHLTYLEFRSFQAITPQDLRGYVLQGSVRGCPALEGSVGLSNSVSRWVQVMVLSRPGPAQRAQVLDKFIQVAQRLYQLQNFNTLMAVTGGLCHSAISRLKDSHAHLSPDSTKALLELSELLAAHNNYARYRRTWADCTGFRLPVLGVHLKDLVSLHEAQPDRLPDGRLHLPKLNNLYLRLQELAALQRQHPPCSASEDLLHLLTLSLDLFYTEDEIYELSYAREPRCPKSLPPSPFKAPLVVEWAPGVTPKPDRVTLGRHVEQLVESVFKNYDPEGRGTISQEDFERLSGNFPFACHGLHPPPHQGNGSYSREELTGYLLRASAICSKLGLAFLHSFHEVTFRKPTFCDSCSGFLWGVTKQGYRCRDCGLCCHKHCRDRVKVECKKRPGAKGDVSPPGAPVPPTPVAHASCGSEDNLSYTLSLEPETGCHLCHAWTQTEPPNPSWEPETVRRNCPCPLPPPSTRYRGDQAICLGEPKPM